A genomic segment from bacterium encodes:
- the fliS gene encoding flagellar export chaperone FliS: protein MYAANTLSRRYTQAQVASVDRHRLLLLVFEGGLTFLGRARSALDAGDMQRFGEAISKSQAVIAELLGTLDHQQGGSIAKELARLYEFMQHHLTEANALRSVQHVDEVERVLGIIAGAYREILERPAVAAGSPAA, encoded by the coding sequence ATGTACGCCGCGAACACCCTCTCCCGTCGCTACACCCAGGCGCAGGTGGCCTCCGTCGACCGGCACCGCCTCCTGCTGCTCGTCTTCGAGGGCGGGCTCACGTTCCTCGGGCGGGCGCGCTCGGCGCTCGACGCGGGCGACATGCAGCGCTTCGGCGAGGCGATCTCGAAGAGCCAGGCGGTGATCGCCGAGCTGCTCGGCACGCTCGATCACCAGCAGGGCGGGAGCATCGCCAAGGAGCTGGCGCGGCTCTACGAGTTCATGCAGCACCACCTCACCGAGGCGAACGCGCTGCGCAGCGTGCAGCACGTCGACGAGGTCGAGCGCGTGCTCGGCATCATCGCCGGCGCCTATCGCGAGATCCTCGAGCGCCCGGCCGTCGCCGCGGGC